In one window of Photorhabdus laumondii subsp. laumondii DNA:
- a CDS encoding LysR family transcriptional regulator, producing MLFCSKNLKYFMESAKRESFTLAADTLCITPSPLSRIIYQLEQRVGCQLFERLPGRTKLTEEGMALYQELLPCYERMQRVEDNWHYRRSERLTNAGKLIIGTSGEYINKISAVIKRAVQRYHYRDIYIKNNFLVDDSARKEAIFSSLMKEDITVYVTTEHYPDNDNIIRIDGTYQVLRLAIANDILGSESHADDIISTLPLAQHNSAFLKQCDGFIPLNCLPEYQNLTLLTVPDFSNRLDLVRSGIAISLMTPNEAICSADLHKGITFLNFKSYPTPSVKYCAYTLRHKYKEPLNLLISDLIV from the coding sequence ATGCTATTTTGTTCAAAGAACTTGAAGTATTTTATGGAGTCAGCGAAAAGAGAGTCATTCACTTTAGCAGCGGATACGCTTTGTATTACTCCCTCTCCCTTAAGTAGGATCATATATCAACTGGAACAACGTGTAGGTTGCCAATTATTTGAAAGATTACCGGGAAGGACTAAACTGACTGAGGAAGGGATGGCCTTATATCAGGAGCTATTGCCGTGCTATGAGAGGATGCAGCGTGTTGAGGATAACTGGCATTATCGGAGAAGCGAGAGATTAACGAACGCCGGCAAACTTATTATTGGGACCAGTGGAGAATATATTAATAAAATTTCGGCAGTGATAAAAAGAGCGGTGCAACGTTATCATTATCGTGATATTTACATAAAAAACAATTTTCTGGTTGATGATTCAGCAAGAAAAGAGGCAATATTTTCTTCTTTAATGAAAGAAGATATAACCGTCTATGTGACGACTGAACATTATCCTGATAACGATAATATTATAAGAATAGATGGAACTTATCAGGTGCTGCGTCTTGCTATCGCTAATGATATTTTGGGATCGGAAAGTCATGCTGATGATATTATATCCACATTGCCTTTGGCTCAGCATAATAGTGCTTTCTTGAAACAATGTGACGGCTTTATTCCACTGAATTGTCTACCTGAGTACCAAAATTTAACTTTGCTAACTGTTCCTGATTTCTCTAATCGGTTGGATTTAGTGAGATCAGGTATCGCGATAAGTTTAATGACACCTAATGAAGCGATCTGTTCTGCTGATCTTCATAAAGGTATTACCTTTTTGAATTTTAAATCGTATCCAACACCATCAGTGAAATATTGTGCTTATACTCTTAGACACAAATATAAAGAACCATTGAATTTATTGATTTCCGATTTAATTGTCTAG
- a CDS encoding RHS repeat domain-containing protein: MKNIDPKLYHHTPTVSVHDNRGLAIRNISFHRATAEANTDPRITRHQYNAGGYLNQSIDPRLYDAKQTNNAVQPNFIWQHNLTGNILRTESVDAGRTITLNDIEGRPVLTISATGVRQNHLYEDNTLPGRLLAITEQAQTEEKTTERLIWAGNTPQEKEYNLVGQCTRHYDTAGLAQLNSLALTGAVLSQSQQPLVDNQDADWTGEDQSLWQQKLSSDVYTTQNKTDATGVLLTQTDAKGNIQRQAYDVAGQLKGSWLTLKGQTEQVIIKSLTYSAAGQKLREEHGNGIITEYSYEPETQRLIGITTRRPSDAKVLQDLRYQYDPVGNVINIRNDAEATRFWRNQKVIPENSYTYDSLYQLISATGREMANIGQPNNPLPSPALPADNNTYTNYTRTYSYDRGGNLMKIQHSSPATQNNYTTNITVSNYSNRAVLSTLTEDPTQVDALFDSGGHQTNLLSGQVLIWTPRGELKQVNSSAGNEWYHYDSNGTRQLKVNEQQTQNIAQQQRVTYLPGLELRTTQHGSTTTEYLQVITLGKAGRAQVRVLHWESGKPEDINNNQLRYSYDNLIGSSQLELDSEGQIISEEEYYPFGGTALWAARNQTEASYKTIRYSGKERDATGLYYYGYRYYQPWVGRWLSADPAGTIDGLNLYRMVRNNPVTQFDVQGLSPANRTEEAIIKQGSFTGMEEAVYKKMAKPQTFKRQRAIATQTEQEAHQLLTNNPGVDTSPIKDYTTDSSQINTAIRENRITSIVKDLDSSLSALQDRQIRVTYRVMTYIDNSKPSPWHSPQEGNSINVGDIVSDNAYLSTSAHRGFLNFVHKKETSETRYVKMAFLTNTGVNVAAKSKYNNENAEKIFKMDLDDSWKSFVEKLKIRANGPEAGQAEILFPRETPFEVVSMRHQGRDTYVLLQDIKPSAITHRNVRDTYTGSFRSSSTN, from the coding sequence ATGAAAAACATTGACCCTAAACTTTATCACCATACGCCGACCGTCAGTGTTCACGATAACCGTGGACTCGCTATCCGTAATATTAGTTTTCACCGCGCTACCGCAGAAGCAAATACCGATCCGCGTATTACTCGCCATCAATATAATGCCGGCGGATATTTGAACCAAAGCATTGATCCTCGCCTGTATGATGCTAAGCAGACTAACAACGCCGTACAACCGAATTTTATCTGGCAGCATAATTTGACCGGCAATATCCTGCGAACAGAGAGCGTCGATGCTGGCCGAACAATTACCCTCAACGATATTGAAGGTCGCCCGGTATTGACCATCAGCGCAACCGGTGTCCGCCAAAATCACCTTTATGAAGATAACACCCTACCCGGTCGCCTACTCGCAATCACCGAACAAGCACAGACAGAAGAGAAAACAACCGAGCGTCTTATCTGGGCCGGCAATACGCCGCAGGAAAAAGAGTACAACCTTGTTGGTCAGTGTACCCGTCATTACGATACCGCCGGACTCGCTCAACTCAACAGCCTTGCCCTGACCGGCGCCGTTTTATCACAATCTCAACAACCGCTCGTCGATAACCAAGATGCCGACTGGACAGGTGAAGACCAGAGCCTCTGGCAGCAAAAACTGAGTAGTGATGTCTATACCACCCAAAATAAAACCGATGCCACCGGGGTTTTACTTACCCAGACCGATGCTAAAGGCAACATTCAGCGGCAAGCCTATGATGTGGCCGGTCAGCTAAAAGGGAGCTGGCTAACATTAAAAGGTCAGACCGAACAAGTGATTATCAAATCGCTGACCTACTCCGCCGCCGGACAAAAATTACGCGAAGAGCACGGTAACGGCATTATTACCGAATACAGCTATGAACCGGAAACTCAGCGGCTTATCGGCATTACCACTCGCCGTCCATCAGACGCCAAGGTGTTGCAAGACCTACGCTATCAATATGACCCGGTAGGCAATGTGATCAATATCCGTAACGATGCGGAAGCCACCCGCTTTTGGCGCAATCAAAAAGTCATCCCGGAGAATAGCTATACCTACGATTCTCTGTATCAGCTTATCAGTGCCACCGGACGTGAAATGGCCAATATAGGTCAGCCAAATAACCCACTCCCCTCCCCTGCGCTACCTGCTGATAACAACACCTACACTAACTACACCCGCACCTATAGTTATGACCGTGGCGGCAATTTGATGAAAATTCAGCATAGTTCACCTGCCACGCAAAATAACTACACGACGAATATAACGGTTTCTAATTACAGCAACCGTGCCGTATTAAGTACACTGACCGAAGATCCAACCCAAGTTGATGCCTTATTTGATTCGGGAGGCCATCAAACCAACTTATTATCCGGTCAAGTTCTAATATGGACACCGCGAGGCGAATTGAAACAAGTCAACAGTAGCGCAGGAAATGAGTGGTATCACTACGATAGCAACGGCACACGACAGCTAAAAGTGAATGAACAACAAACTCAGAATATCGCGCAACAGCAAAGAGTCACTTATCTGCCGGGGCTAGAACTACGCACAACCCAACATGGCAGTACTACCACGGAATATTTGCAAGTTATCACACTCGGTAAAGCTGGTCGTGCGCAAGTCCGGGTATTACATTGGGAGAGCGGAAAACCCGAAGATATCAACAACAATCAACTTCGTTACAGCTACGATAATCTTATCGGTTCCAGCCAACTTGAATTAGATAGCGAAGGACAAATTATCAGTGAGGAAGAATATTATCCATTTGGCGGTACAGCTCTGTGGGCAGCAAGGAATCAAACCGAAGCCAGCTATAAAACCATTCGTTATTCAGGTAAAGAGCGGGATGCTACCGGGCTGTATTATTACGGCTACCGTTATTACCAACCGTGGGTGGGCAGATGGTTAAGTGCGGACCCGGCCGGAACCATTGATGGGCTGAATTTATATCGCATGGTGAGAAATAATCCGGTGACACAATTTGATGTTCAGGGATTATCTCCGGCTAACAGAACAGAAGAAGCGATAATAAAACAGGGTTCCTTTACAGGAATGGAAGAAGCCGTTTATAAAAAAATGGCGAAACCTCAAACTTTCAAACGCCAAAGAGCTATCGCTACCCAAACAGAGCAAGAAGCCCATCAATTATTGACCAACAATCCCGGTGTAGATACTAGCCCAATTAAAGATTACACCACGGATAGCTCGCAAATTAATACTGCAATAAGAGAAAACCGTATTACATCGATAGTGAAAGATTTAGATTCCTCATTATCTGCCCTGCAAGATAGACAAATACGGGTAACTTATCGAGTGATGACCTATATAGATAATTCCAAGCCCTCCCCCTGGCACTCTCCACAGGAAGGAAATAGCATCAACGTTGGTGATATCGTTTCAGATAATGCTTATTTATCAACATCGGCCCATCGTGGTTTTCTGAATTTTGTGCATAAAAAAGAAACCAGTGAAACTCGATATGTCAAAATGGCATTTTTAACCAATACAGGTGTCAATGTGGCAGCAAAATCTAAGTATAATAACGAAAATGCGGAGAAAATATTTAAGATGGATTTAGATGATTCGTGGAAAAGCTTTGTTGAAAAATTGAAAATAAGAGCCAATGGACCAGAAGCGGGGCAAGCAGAAATACTATTCCCCAGAGAAACACCGTTCGAAGTTGTTTCAATGAGACATCAAGGTAGAGATACCTATGTATTATTACAAGATATTAAACCATCAGCGATTACTCATAGGAATGTACGTGATACTTATACCGGCAGCTTTAGATCATCCAGTACAAATTAA